One genomic window of Metopolophium dirhodum isolate CAU chromosome 4, ASM1992520v1, whole genome shotgun sequence includes the following:
- the LOC132942437 gene encoding uncharacterized protein LOC132942437 codes for MIVSRRLLSGFLMIALTMSVLHNATVASASGNDGGGGAGGGSVVDGGEGVTPSPSLMDRVSGVMDSVKMQASETLDGAGAAAGNAASVLSRLQPSVTKPISEIGGGGGIRITEKKLPSGDNALGRLQETKGRTVAAAKKVMDETIHKLQSTVSDIRRTVSGDDRDDVGGDRRISNALDSLLRAVGTEGKAVFEYASDVINETADRAKAAVDKAQQQQKPVRQPNQQ; via the exons atgatcgTTTCCCGTCGTTTGCTGAGTGGTTTCCTGATGATCGCCTTAACCATGTCCGTCCTACAC AACGCGACGGTCGCATCCGCAAGCGGAAACGATGGCGGCGGCGGTGCAGGTGGTGGCAGTGTCGTTGATGGTGGTGAAGGCGTAACGCCGTCACCGTCGCTGATGGACCGAGTGTCGGGCGTAATGGACAGCGTCAAGATGCAGGCGTCCGAGACGCTTGACGGGGCGGGAGCCGCGGCCGGGAACGCGGCGTCCGTGCTCAGTCGCCTCCAACCGAGCGTGACCAAGCCGATATCGGaaatcggcggcggcggcggaattCGTATTACTGAGAAGAAACTGCCGTCAGGCGACAACGCGCTGGGGCGGCTGCAGGAGACCAAGGGGCGCACCGTGGCCGCGGCCAAGAAGGTGATGGACGAGACCATACACAAGCTGCAGTCGACCGTGAGTGACATACGGCGGACGGTCAGCGGCGATGACCGGGACGACGTCGGCGGTGACCGGAGAATCAGCAACGCGCTGGACAGCCTGCTCCGGGCCGTCGGCACGGAGGGCAAGGCGGTGTTCGAGTACGCGTCCGACGTCATCAATGAGACGGCCGACCGTGCCAAGGCGGCTGTCGACAAGGCCCAGCAACAACAAAAGCCGGTGCGACAGCCGAACCAACAatga